One Arachis hypogaea cultivar Tifrunner chromosome 2, arahy.Tifrunner.gnm2.J5K5, whole genome shotgun sequence genomic window, TATATgtctaatttataaaaaaaataaaaattaatatttaattttaaaaatataaaaataaataattattaaatatttaaatttgtcataaaaaaataagttaaacaaaattTAGACACAAAATTATACACACCATAAAATTTACTTTGAATAATATCGGTAAtgctaagaaaataaaaaaaatttgtcgaAACTTATCTTATCAatgaatgaatattaaataaaataaattttagctaAGTTTACCTAAATTTTtgttgttatcaaatatttttagaaCAATATAATACAATAATAATACATCAATGAAGGAGTTGATGTCACGTGAAGCAATAAATGCTTTGTTGCTAGATGGTAGCCATGGGATCTTAGCAAAATTAGTTGTTAAACTTAgcaaaaaaggattttttttttataaactttataaaataatcataatctcaaaaaaaatgttttataaaAAGCTAAACAAAGTACTGCTGTTTAAataggttttgcaattttttctGATTATATTGAAAAAATGATAAATAGGTCTCTAACTTTTTATTCTGTGAATATTTTTGTCTTTgaccattaaaaaatactttttaagtCTTTGACCTTTACAAAACTTgaacggatcagtccctccgtctaAATGCCTTCGTTAGGGACTGATCATCCAAATGCCTctgtcagggactgatccgtccaaattttgtgaaggtcaaaaacttaaaaatatttttcaatggttaGAGACAAAAATATTCGAAAGGCAAAAGGTCAGAGACCTTTTTGTCATTTTctcaaaataatttgtaaaatctttttttattttctaaacaaTCCAAAACAAACAAACGTAGTGTAGTATGTAGGTAGATGGTAGTGGGCATGCTACCAACACCTCTAATTTTGCTTTGAAGTTTGTTGGCACCATCATAATGTTGGAGCATATGAGCAAAATTGAGCACTAGAATGCATTGGAGATTATAATTTTGTCAGATTAAAAAACAAATGATtctaattttgtgaaatttttgtgCGGTCAACAAGTTTGATATTAGTGGTTTAAAACTTGGTGTGCCTCTCAtcctactttttaattttttccagaAAACTATGGAAATAATATTAATGCTTCAAACCCTTGACCGAACAATTaccttattataataaataataataaaaaatatagataattaatttttggttagttaatattagttaattttaaaatttatattatttaatatttaaaaaataagataaataaaacaattttaaaaaaataattaatattaactaaaaaataattaacatcaaTTAGCCtctaaattataactcaaatgagtGAATGACATAATCTCTCAATTCTAACTTAGTCActcataacttaaaaaaaaaataatattaccaaTTAAATTGCCCTCAACATAacccaaaatgaaaaaaaaaaaagaatgcaaaTAGAAATGAGAtattaattaatagaatattattaCTGACCAGAAAATAAGGCAAGGAAATGAGCTGCTTGATAAGAAGGCACTGGAAGCCATAACCAAGAAGACCCAAGAAAGTAGCCATGAACAGAACAACCCACAAAGGAAAGTACAAGAGAGACACACCACAACACCACCCAAAAACTTTTCCCATGTCAGATGCAACTGAGAGATAATTCAGCTGAAGCTGAGTGATTTGGAGCACAGATTTCAACTCTGATGAGTATGATGAGAAGTCAAAGTTTGTTCCTGTAAATGCTTGTATCCATATTGTTGCTACCAATACCACCCATTTTCTTGATCCCACAAACATTTTTTTCTTCAACAAGTTTTCACCTTTCTGGGTTAATCACTACCAAGAATGCATAAGAAAAAATGGGaagctttttttctcttttgggtCTCCAATTTTTGAGTGGTGGTTGTGTTTGTTTGTTGTatgaatctttttccttttcagTTACATGTTGGGAGAGGAGAGAGGAGTGAAGGCATTTCTAGACAAACTCATGTTGCAAATGCAAGCCACTGAAGCCTGTCTCACTTTGCTAATTTGCTTTAcctaatatgaaaaagaaaaacaaaaagataaggggAAAAATAAAGGGAAATTAGCggaaatttaatttgaatatggaagTAAAGGAAGTGTTGGACTTGCGTACAGGGAGGATTGTGGAATTAGAGGAAGTAGAACTCGAACCATATCCCttgaaatgtaaaaaaaaattatccagaACAAGAAAAACGGAGGATCCGAATTCCAcgttttagattttaaattcCATGAGCTGcaaatcggaccatgcgatttgTGAAGAAAAATTTTATTACCAAAGAACTCGCATGGTTCAAGTTGTATACTctgaattttttcaaatttttaatacaaatcaGAGGGTCTGATTTGTGTACtctgaatatttttttaactttttaaacacatatcggatggtccgatttgtgtacttctataattttaaaaaacacaaaaaattatcatattaAAGTATATTACTCATTTTGTttctatatcaaaattttttagccgAAATTAgcacattttatatatataaaagaaaattatcccatccttttttttccttgtaattcaacacaaaataaaaaaaaattaaaagagatgagTAGATtgaatttagtaaaaaaaatttgtttatatatttttttctctcattttattatatatatatatatatattttttttttcttttggatgAGGTTTAGTATGAGATTTAGGTTTGAGGGTTAGTTTTAGTTCTTAGTTAGGtttgaaaatatatatagttCAATAAAAAGAATTAGTTTTGGGATTTTGTGTTGAGATTGAAATAAGAATTTGTTGTATTGATTGCTTCTTTTTCTTATGatggttaaataattttttaactataaaaGCATGTTCAAATTTATGAGAgtagtgatatatttttttaaaaagatattttttaataaattataaaaataaataaaatattagtacaaaaataaattttttatttttttggtattttacttttatagaaagatgaattatcattttttattcattatttgaAGGTTCTCAttccatgaaaaattgaaaagtaGACTGGTGGTTTCtattaaataaattagaaaagaaaaagtgcgcAAATAATGTCTTCCTAATGAATATTGAATACATGCTTTTATTctcctttttcaatttatttacttttaaaatttgttcGTTCCAAGTGGTGCCACATATGCATGTTGTAAACGTGTATTTTGTTGGATGTATGAGTAACCGGCTGCATGTTTTTTCAATAATTGCATTTAGAAGAACACAATTTCGGTATTTAGGTTTTAGAACATATTCAGGCTGTGTTTAGAAAGAAATTaggactaaaaaaattaaaaattgagatAGAGATCGAAAATTTGATATTAAATTAAgttttatattatatttgattttagatagatataaaaataaataagaatatttagttattaaaaaaatattattaaattttttatttttatttttaaaaaattttagtttattatGTTCTCATTTTTTTGATATActaaaaagactaaaattttaaatctcaaaattaaaatttagtttcaATCACtctaaaaataaatactaatttacattctatctattctatctatctatctatctatcagtATGTCTATTTGacccgaaaaaaaaaaagacaaactcTATTATGCCCATATATtatgaactaaaaatattattacacatacaagtctttttaacTTACAAGCTACACAAGTTGGCCCACTAAAAAAAATCACGCGCACTCACTCTTTAAAATGGAGCGTCAAATGCACACGCGTCACACAACGGTTGCATTTTCCAAAACACGCTCATTATGGCACACTCTTCCTCTTTTTCCTCAAACAAAACGCAAACCGTTAAGTTTCAAACCACATTCGAAAGAGATTACGATTCTGAAGAAATGTTCCAACTCATCGCAAAGAGCAGAAGAAATCAAGAACaaaagatacaaatctccataaaaaaatcagcagaaaaaaggaaaaaatattattcaaggtaacgtactgttttactgttcttcaagGTTTTTCACATTTATGTTTCTGATTTCTAAATCGAACCACTATATCGTCAGTATTTCTCGCTCTGtttcttctaggttttactgttcttcttgttttAGATCTCATATTACTGTTCTGATGAAACTGTTCTTCATTTACGCTGTCTTACATACTTCTAGTGAATACTTTAACGAGTGTTTTGATCTGTTTGGTACATATTTTGTGTATGTTTACATAATTTATAAGTAGGTTTGTGCATGTTTACATGAAAGACTCTTCTTTTTCTAACTGATTTTTGGGTGTATATGACGAttttttgggtgtatatggcCTATTGTCGAGTGTATATCTCGGACTTGGCATCCAACTGTTGCTTCTAGTGGCATTTTGAACTTAAATATATTTCTAAACTCATATAATGTCATATAATCCAAAAAATGTAGAGGTATATGggactgatatatatatatatatattaggagtTTTGAAATCTAACAGTTACTATTCTAATTTTGCTTGACCTTGTAGTGTTATTTTATGGATGTTTGACTGAATTGAATAtgattttaaactaatttaatttcgTTTAATTAAAAAACACAAAATGAATATGGGACTGGGTTTGGGTGTATATGGCTGATATTGGAGTGTATCTGACTGATCTATGGGTGTATGTCTCtgattttttggtgtattttttatttattgacaGCATCTCATTTTCATTGCAGTATAGAGTGTATCTGACTAATCTATGGGTGTATGTCTCTgattttttggtatattttttatctgttgataacatctctttttcattgtagtaaaaatggcaagcaaaaatcaaggtgaaaaaaatacaatataagcacaaatatatgtcttagaaCAAGTCAATTTTTTCTAATACAAATATATCTTATTCTAATGACTCTAATTTTACTTTATTTACAGAAAACCAAAGATTTGAAGTGTGCAACTCATTTATTGAGTGAAAAATTTGGAAATATGAGTAAGGAAAGAAAGCAACCTAGAATTGGATTTTTCCAGTATTCTCATACTAGGCTAGGCTTGGGCTAGGCTTTTGCCCCTTCATTGCTAGCTTCCTTGCCGATTGAGAGAAGGCACCGAAGCCCTACTCGAAGGCCTTGAATGCTAGTCTTACTATAAGCTATAAGGAAAGGAGAAGTCCGGCTAACTTACGTCCCAAGCTGAGTAGGAAAGAAAGCCCCTCGATGCAAAGGAATTGTCCTCGGGCTGCAGGTAATAGGAAAATTTCTCAAAGGCTTCTCACGATCGGGAATGGAGCTCCCCTGCAACCTAATTCCTTCCCTCTCACCTGAGTCTGAATCTCAAAGAAAGGGAAATGGCCCTGATACGGCTTCGAAGGCTGTTAGACATTCGGGATTTAGGTTTTGGTGGACTGATGCACATCCCGCCACTAAGGGTGCATCACAAACTATTAAAGGAGTTGGATAACTCCTTTAAACTCGGAAAAAACACACTCGAAACCGGCTACGGTTCGTTTAGAGTTAAACCTAGCATAATAAAGGACTGTGCTTGGACTCAACGCATCAGGTAACTCATTACAGAAAACCTCTATACTTCCATTCATCGTAATATATTATTCTGCTATCATATAATCAAGAAACAAACATAGGTGTATATGAGTGATATTGGAGTGTATATGAGTGATGTTGGGGTGTATATGAATGATATTGGGGTGTATATGGGtgatgtttgggtgtatttcaagtgatttttattgtaagttattttcttttttgtaggagatctatttcctcagAAAATCAGTTATAAGGAACTTTCTGAAGAGAATAAACAGATTTTTAAAAGATTCCAAGGAAAGACTCTAAAAAGTTTGACGGATGAGATGATGAGTATTGGTGTTGGCAATGAACAAGATCGTctcatgttcaagaggattttcatcctctatatacagatggcgttcctgtTGCCAACCACAATTAACAAAATATCTCCTGTGCACCTAGCTCCTATTTTCAAGATGGACAAAATAAAGGAGGACAACTGGAGAGCCCATGTTCTGAATTTCATCATCAAGGGCATCActaattataatttgaaaaagaagaaatcaaTTGACGGCTGCTTGTTTGTCCTGATGATAGTCTATTTCCATCTGTCAACAAAcaaagagaagaaaggagaagaaagagcTGCACAACCATGGATTGCAAACTGGAATAGAGAGCAGTTGGTTAAAAGGATGAGAACTGAAATGGATGAACATATGGTAAGTGAACAAAATagcttgggtgtattttatttatgtgAATGCTGTTAACTAACATTTCTATtgtttcagaaaattgtaaagatggcagaaacaaaggagaaattgaaacaaatgaagaaaaagaaaaaaaaaacaaaaaaaaagaaggcaaGTTCATCATcatacttgggtgtattttgtcacttttaggatattttttaataatgattgtttgccttccagaatggaatCCAAAAAAGGGAGAAGATTCAGGAGGATTCCGATTCAGAAACTGAATCGAATGATGAGTAATGTTCTAAAATTATCATTGCTTTCCTTTCTGCTTATTCTCAAAATTTTATGTATTAACAGAGCGTCTCTTATTAACTTTCAGAAGCAAAGAATCATCAccaataaagaaacaaaaaacaaaaaaaaagactcAGAGAACACCCCAAAAGTAAGCACTGCTTTGGATAATATTTTctgatcaattttattttgtatttctgatttatatttgttttttttcccaggacacaatccaaaaagaaaaagctCATTGTTGAGGATTCATCTCCTTAACAAACTCAATCCTATCATGGGTAGGGTACTTTGAAAACTATATTACCgtttatcatcaaaattatatttgttaatatGTTCTTTTATGCATGTACTGTTAGATCTGAAATTctgaaattgaaactgaaaaattagaagaattttTAAGGGaatttaagaagaagaaaaacaatgaaaaatctgCTGCACAGGGGTATGTTTATAGTATCAGTACATGCATCTTTTTACATCAGAGACCTACTTTTACAATGATGTGCCTCATTTCAATGTTGTTCTGAATACTTTTGTTACTTATAACCTCATCAGAATGTTACCCAAAAGGGGGAACACAAACACCACAATGAAGAAAGCAAAAAAATCCTCTAAGAGCATATCTAAAAACCCAAAGGACCGCACCCTCAAGGTATAATATTTGCGGCCAAATAGTAATTCCAAGTTCCAGAAAAGATAAGAGACACAGCCAAACTTACTGAGAATCTGAAAGTACACTAGGGGTCATGTGGAGATGCATACACGACTCTTCTACCTAGGTACCACAAGTGTCTCTGTACTTACCAAATACAACCAAAGTGCTCTTAACTTGCTTGAACATGTATAAAATGCTAAACTTATATTTACATTGGATACTTACGTCATTTATGTCTTCTTTTTAGTGTTATACTCAGGGTTGTTTTGGGTCTAAAGGGAATACAAGCACATAAACCTGATCAGTTTCCGATATAAAATTTTATGCTTTGGAGGGGTAACTTATCATTCTAAGTGTTATTCAACTAATTTTCCTCTTTAATCTTCTAGGATATATATAGAACGCTATAAATTTCATACAAGACAGCAGTTTGGAACTTGGAAGAGAATATGAAACTCCAAACTATAAATAACATGAAAAATCTTGCTTAGAATTTAACaaacttttaacattttttaacaattaaaataccTCATAATCTGCAATAAAGATGAACCTACTGAAATGGTCAATAACACCATCAATTCTAATTTCTAAAAGAATTTGACTTTGGAATTGCAATGATGTGAATTAACTAAAACTTTTCCATCTAAACAATGAAAATGCATTAAATAAACTGTGTCCCATGCACATTGCATTCTACACGTTCCATTCAATCAACAATGCAAGATCACTAGAAACAAGCAATCAGAAAATTTTGAGAACATCATATTTACATACCCTACTCTTGTTTGCAATTAGCGATTGCCTTCGCCGTTTATCCTTTACTGACCGGGCAGCGTGAGCAAGGTCCTGGCAAACATTAGCATGATTGTGTGAATGTCACAACTAGTTCGTCTAGACTCTAACAACATTCCCTTGTCACTAAATTTCATCAACTCCTTTATGTTTTTCCTGCCGACACATTCACTGCCTCTAGTTAAACACATGGGAATGAATCCATCAGGAAAATCAATATTGAGCTTAGTCCAACTGGACTCCACCTTGTATTCTTTGAGCACCCATAGCTCATTCCTCCAAGTTTGCCATTCCGTGTAACATATCCCAAGGTATCCTCCCAACAGATTTAAAGTCGGGGTGCCACCACCTTGTAAATCGGGAAGCGAAATTATCGATAGATTCTTTTCCTCCAAACCAAAGGCAACAACTACCCTAGCACTATCACCGACAGTGCGAACCGCCAACCAATGAATAGCACCGTTACAAAACACTCCAGAATTGCAGCTAATCAAATGGTTACTATGAAAGTCCCCtgtctcaatttctttccatgaaTGGTTTCTAACAGAGAAAAACTCCCAACGGTGTCTTAAATTAGAAGTTTTTTCAAATCGATCACGCCACCCAGCAACTACTAAATAATCATCACTAGATTTGTCATAACCAACACCAGCCCAAAGTGGATAAGAAAGACCACTTGGATATGAAACTCTTGTGTGAAAACCAGTTGTTGGATTCCACATAACAAAATGCGTACCGTTAacgcaattgagcaacaatatgAAGCCCCTGCAAGAACCCCTAACCCTAAGGGCATAATGTTCATAAGTTACAGGAATGCGAACCGCATAATCACGGTGAATCGATTCTTCTACATCCACACAACGAGCCACGGAATTCACGGGCGAAAAATAGATAAGCATATCGTTGGTGGTGGTAGGTGCGAGATCGAAATGCGATTTTGTGAAATGAGAATCGGAAATCATAGAGAACCATTGCTTAGAGACGCACCTG contains:
- the LOC112761838 gene encoding F-box protein CPR1 — protein: MEIENKKRKTRNHEVVALPQELIEKILLLLPLKSLVRFRCVSKQWFSMISDSHFTKSHFDLAPTTTNDMLIYFSPVNSVARCVDVEESIHRDYAVRIPVTYEHYALRVRGSCRGFILLLNCVNGTHFVMWNPTTGFHTRVSYPSGLSYPLWAGVGYDKSSDDYLVVAGWRDRFEKTSNLRHRWEFFSVRNHSWKEIETGDFHSNHLISCNSGVFCNGAIHWLAVRTVGDSARVVVAFGLEEKNLSIISLPDLQGGGTPTLNLLGGYLGICYTEWQTWRNELWVLKEYKVESSWTKLNIDFPDGFIPMCLTRGSECVGRKNIKELMKFSDKGMLLESRRTSCDIHTIMLMFARTLLTLPGQ